The Thunnus thynnus chromosome 2, fThuThy2.1, whole genome shotgun sequence genome includes a region encoding these proteins:
- the rnf214 gene encoding RING finger protein 214, with the protein MEANEEAANSALEDDQHSSLEEEEQQLELELADLRLEDLPQKVQAVQTDCWTEESGVNTQPDWESQVEALFEYSSSLVEQYDGLMRQQDQEAVAHEKHKQQLQKKKEDATRQYQGLLDKLHSLRVKLQLNNSKATRKNFLSKKQEMTAEKNRAEEERNRLAKELEESDRKLTELTEEQNEEQRRWQKELEDLRKEMERVRKEAQEADLLALQDEIAAVEKQRDVAMARIEAWLREVGQYLNTLRVEFPQQYPQERMDWKKEEDKVRRSQAELQSRYKEVLQQLQQGRELESLPRINVPSLPQVPMTKLRFNQLMQSLVYPQFPPHPPNPVNRPLHPQRHPHYYQHPHQPPHSHHPQYRHRYHHPPPPHQFEPPIPPQHQPPHQFQPLHPPQAQYHIRAPVRVTPPPSHSPSPPVQPVHPVVPSPPPPAAAATSAPTGKLDKVLERLGAYYPQCNRAQLTSLLQQVKSSRGTLAGMSMEDVIEQVGFKLALNERSAPGPISRPAPPGPIQRPSPSPQRGAAVASVGGSQAVGAHKPCLVCQNRVDPESRHPLSCSHTIHKDCIRVWLQSSKNNSCPFCPAK; encoded by the exons ATGGAGGCTAACGAAGAAGCAGCTAACTCGGCCCTAGAAGACGACCAACATTCatcactggaggaggaggaacagcaGCTGGAGCTGGAGTTAGCTGACCTCAGATTAGAAG ACCTGCCGCAGAAGGTGCAGGCGGTGCAGACGGACTGCTGGACCGAAGAGTCGGGCGTCAACACGCAGCCGGACTGGGAGAGTCAGGTGGAGGCACTGTTCGAGTACAGCTCCAGCCTGGTGGAGCAGTACGACGGCCTGATGAGGCAGCAGGACCAGGAGGCGGTCGCACAcgagaaacacaaacaacagctgcagaagaagaaggaggacgCCACCCGCCAGTACCAG GGTCTTCTGGACAAATTGCATTCACTGCGAGTTAAACTGCAACTCAACAACTCCAAAGCCACCAGGAAGAACTTCTTATCCAAGAAACAGGAGATGACGGCAGAGaagaacagagcagaggaggagcggAACAG GCTTGcgaaggagctggaggagagcgACAGGAAGCTGACGGAGCTCACGGAGGAGCAGAACGAGGAGCAGCGGCGGTGGCAGAAGGAGCTGGAGGATCTGAGGAAGGAGATGGAGCGCGTCAGGAAGGAGGCGCAGGAGGCCGACCTGCTGGCTTTACAGGACGAGATCGCCGCCGTGGAGAAGCAGCGAGACGTCGCCATGGCTCGCATCGAGGCCTGGTTAAGAGAG GTGGGGCAGTACCTGAACACTCTCAGGGTGGAATTCCCGCAGCAGTATCCTCAGGAGAGGATGGActggaagaaggaggaggataaAGTGCGGAGGAGCCAGGCCGAGCTGCAGAGCCGCTACAAGGAGgttctgcagcagctgcagcagggccGAGAGCTCGAGTCCCTCCCCAGGATCAACGTGCCGTCCCTGCCGCAGGTCCCCATG aCTAAACTGAGATTCAATCAGCTGATGCAGTCTTTGGTTTATCCTCAATTCCCCCCCCATCCTCCAAACCCAGTGAACCGGCCCCTCCATCCCCAGAGACACCCACACTACTACCAGCACCCGCACCAGCCCCCACACTCACACCATCCCCAGTACCGCCACCGCTACCAccacccaccacccccccaccaGTTCGAGCCCCCCATCCCTCCCCAGCACCAACCTCCGCACCAGTTCCAGCCCCTACACCCTCCCCAGGCTCAGTACCACATCAGAGCTCCGGTGAGGGTGACCCCCCCTCCCAGCCACTCCCCGTCCCCTCCCGTCCAGCCAGTCCACCCTGTAGTTCCCTCCCCGCCTCCCCCCGCCGCTGCTGCCACCTCAGCCCCCACCGGAAAACTGGACAAAGTCCTGGAGAGGCTTGGGGCTTATTACCCACAGTGCAACAGGGCCCAGCTGACGTCGCTGCTGCAGCAGGTGAAGAGCTCCCGCGGCACGCTGGCCGGCATGTCCATGGAGGACGTCATCGAGCAAGTCGGCTTCAAGCTGGCCCTGAACGAGAGGTCGGCCCCGGGGCCCATCAGCCGGCCCGCTCCTCCAGGCCCCATCCAGAGGCCGTCGCCCTCGCCGCAGAGAGGGGCGGCGGTGGCGTCAGTGGGTGGAAGTCAAGCTGTCGGAGCTCATAAACCCTGCCTGGTGTGTCAGAACCGCGTGGATCCGGAGAGCCGGCACCCGCTGAGTTGCTCCCACACCATCCACAAAGACTGCATCCGAGTCTGGCTGCAGTCCAGCAAGAACAACTCCTGTCCGTTCTGCCCGGCGAAGTGA
- the sncaip gene encoding synphilin-1: MEAPEYLDLDEIDFSDDSVYSVTSLKSIPELSRRSDGQAEERPAPAINWSRGVSSHSGGGIKPTGLAEVHSKFRPVKRVSPLKHQPETTDSDSDGKVQNQGLGLGEPGEDNKDDQGSNKTTHASSSSSDGPGGKAKSLGGGVGVVGGNNPQALFGELEHYDLDMDEILDVPYIKSSQQMSTLPRVPHDKRSVTGSNLSGGTLERNRGGGLKSSALPHNEPLSLGSSSSQTPYCVLSPVKWSDLRKSKSMDPDLHHLHRAPAGGSYQPELHSSGLLSCSSSLSSFSDADKLLSARVYPDSQSQRAGVEPPGGPGMMYPLPGCSVSRQDSSKTWTPGQGGGGSGGGGAGGGGGGPRGFGGGGGAGGEVDEETKKNQNIINIVREGQISLLPHLAADNLELIRDEDGNNLLHISASQGHADCLQHLTSLMGEDGLNERNNQQLTPAGLGVKNGHLECVRWMVSETEAIAELSCTREHPSLIHYAARYGQEKVLLWLLQFMQEQAISLDEVDQNGNTAVHVAAQYGHLTCIQTLVEYGSNVTVQNQQGERPSQSAERQGHTTCARYLVVVETCMSLASQVVKLTKQLNEQAAEKIALQKQMQRLMDPNKAEGTPSRSPNSHQPSVEAWPEMMLTAEGTPGDGHWLVRQGGVGPDSVLRQLLGKDAPEMLCPRERLPLAGGLSRDGPGAPGARRTGLVERRELKLARLKQIMQRSLSESDSDGYPPEEGKSQGAPTTNTLRPDRPSHLPITEEEPVSNHLHLMMRKHLPSSSSSAAEKKQAFSVSGSKSVDSGGYNPSPTSSDPDATDGKTPDASSDAHDAANGQKVATSPKSALKSPSSRRKTSQNLKLRVTFDEQVHKSSSQEAEPTKGHHGKERTPTGSSESKRPFGAFRSIMETLSGNTNHSNNNSGGQSGAAVKVSTCQNSPGRKSESKSSPGGGKGKNKTSNV; this comes from the exons TATTCTGTGACGTCTCTGAAGAGCATCCCAGAGTTGTCCAGGAGGAGCGATGGCCAGGCTGAGGAGAGACCAG CTCCCGCCATCAACTGGAGTCGTGGAGTTTCCTCTCACAGCGGAGGGGGAATCAAACCCACGGGGCTCGCCGAGGTCCACAGTAAGTTCCGGCCGGTGAAGAGGGTCTCCCCTCTCAAACACCAACCAGAGACCACCGACTCAGACTCTGATGGGAAAGTCCAGAATCAGGGGCTGGGCCTGGGGGAGCCAGGGGAGGACAACAAGGATGACCAAGGCTCCAACAAAACAACTcacgcctcctcctcctcctccgacGGGCCAGGAGGGAAGGCGAAGAGCCTGGGTGGCGGTGTGGGCGTTGTCGGAGGGAACAACCCTCAGGCTCTGTTTGGGGAGCTGGAGCACTACGATCTGGACATGGACGAGATCCTGGACGTGCCTTATATCAAGTCCAGTCAGCAGATGTCCACGCTGCCTCGCGTCCCCCACGACAAGCGCTCGGTGACGGGGAGCAACCTGAGCGGAGGCACCCTGGAGAGGAACCGTGGTGGAGGGCTGAAGAGTTCTGCGTTACCCCACAATGAGCCTCTGAGCCtgggcagcagcagctcacagACTCCG TATTGTGTTCTGTCTCCGGTGAAGTGGTCGGACCTGAGGAAGTCCAAGTCGATGGATCCAGATCTGCACCACCTCCACCGCGCCCCGGCTGGAGGAAGTTACCAGCCAGAGCTGCACTCCTCCGGCCtcctcagctgctcctcctccctctcgTCTTTCTCTGATGCAG ACAAGCTGCTGTCTGCGCGGGTCTACCCAGACTCTCAGAGCCAGAGAGCAGGCGTGGAGCCTCCAGGGGGCCCAGGGATGATGTACCCCCTTCCTGGGTGCAGTGTGAGCAGGCAGGATAGCTCTAAGACCTGGACTCCAGGACaaggaggaggtggaagtggaggtggaggtgcaGGAGGAGGCGGTGGTGGACCGAGGGGGTTTGGTGGGGGCGGAGGAGCAGGAGGGGAGGTGGACGAGGAGACCAAGAAGAACCAGAACATCATCAACATCGTCAGAGAGGGACAGATCTCACTGCTG CCTCACCTGGCGGCTGATAACCTGGAGCTGATCAGAGACGAGGACGGGAACAATCTGCTGCACATCTCGGCCAGTCAGGGTCACGCTGACTGTCTGCAGCATCTCACCTCTCTGATGGGTGAGGACGGCCTCAACGAACGCAACAACCAGCAGCTCACCCCCGCCGGCCTGGGAGTCAag aacGGTCATCTGGAGTGTGTCAGGTGGATGGTGAGTGAGACGGAGGCCATAGCAGAACTGAGCTGCACCAGAGAACATCCCAGTCTGATCCACTATGCCGCCCGCTAtggacag gagAAGGTCTTGTTGTGGTTGCTTCAGTTCATGCAGGAGCAGGCGATCTCTCTGGATGAAGTCGACCAGAACGGAAACACCGCCGTCCACGTCGCAGCGCAGTACGGACACCTCACCTGTATACAG ACTCTGGTGGAGTACGGCTCCAACGTGACGGTCCAGAACCAGCAGGGGGAGCGGCCCTCCCAGAGCGCCGAGCGGCAGGGACACACCACCTGCGCCCGCTACCTTGTTGTCGTGGAAACCTGCATGTCGCTTGCGTCGCAGGTTGTTAAACTCACCAAACAGCTCAATGA ACAGGCAGCAGAGAAGATTGCTCTACAGAAACAAATGCAGAGACTGATGGACCCCAACAAAGCAGAGGGGACACCTTCCAGATCACCCAa CTCCCATCAGCCCTCAGTGGAGGCGTGGCCAGAGATGATGCTGACAGCGGAGGGGACTCCTGGGGACGGTCATTGGTTGGTTCGTCAGGGAGGGGTGGGGCCAGACTCAGTGCTGCGGCAGCTGCTGGGGAAGGACGCGCCGGAGATGCTGTGTCCCAGAGAGAGGCTTCCTCTGGCGGGTGGCTTGAGCAGAGACGGCCCCGGGGCCCCTGGGGCCCGCAGGACCGGGCtggtggagaggagagagctgAAACTAGCAAGACTCAAACAGATCATGCAGCGCTCTCTGAGCGAATCAGATTCAGACGGTTATCCACCGGAGGAAGGTAAAAGTCAAGGAGCcccaaccacaaacacactgcGACCTGATAGGCCGTCCCATCTGCCAATCACAGAGGAGGAGCCAGTTTCCAACCATCTCCATTTGATGATGAGGAAgcacctcccctcctcctcctcctcagcagcagagaagaagcaGGCGTTTTCTGTCAGCGGGTCAAAGTCGGTGGACAGTGGTGGTTACaacccctcccccacctccaGTGACCCCGACGCCACAGACGGAAAAACACCTGATGCTTCCAGCGACGCCCACGACGCCGCCAATGGCCAGAAAGTCGCCACCAGCCCCAAGAGCGCTCTGAAGTCGCCCTCCTCTCGCAGGAAGACATCTCAGAACCTCAAGCTGAGGGTAACGTTCGACGAGCAGGTCCACAAGAGCTCCAGTCAGGAGGCGGAGCCAACCAAAGGGCATCATGGGAAGGAGAGGACTCCAACAGGAAGCTCTGAAAGCAAGCGGCCATTCGGGGCGTTCCGCTCCATTATGGAGACGCTGAGCGGGAACACaaaccacagcaacaacaacagcggTGGCCAATCAGGCGCCGCTGTGAAAGTTTCTACCTGTCAGAACTCACCTGGCAGGAAGTCAGAGAGTAAAAGCAGCCCAGGAGGAGGCAAGGGCAAGAACAAGACCAGTAACGTTTAA